From one Triticum aestivum cultivar Chinese Spring chromosome 4B, IWGSC CS RefSeq v2.1, whole genome shotgun sequence genomic stretch:
- the LOC123089227 gene encoding amino acid transporter AVT1I-like, whose protein sequence is MEEHKTNGLGATASPLGEPLLTATGKRADRDAEAQLPPYRSAGASFSRTCLNLTNAVSGIGVLSMPYAVSRGGWLSLALFALVGAVCYYTGTLIGRCMRADGSVATYPDVGQLAFGAAGRRTVALFMYVELYLVAISFLVLEGDNLDKLFPGAGVELPAGYWLRGKQLFIVLAGAVVLPTTWLKNLGVLAYVSALGLVASAALTASLIWAGVSESGFRGSGNVLNLAGLPTSLGLYFVCFTGHAVFPTIYSSMRNRERFSQVLLFSSVLCSINYGFTAVLGYLIYGDDVQSQVTLNLPSGRLYTKIAIVMTLINPLTKYALLVAPITSAIEERFSLAGSGSARVAISTAVLVSTVAVASMVPFFGFLMSFIGSFLSVMATVFFPCLCYLNIYKAKGLSRVEVAAIVAILLLGAFVAITGTYTSLLDIIGTF, encoded by the coding sequence ATGGAAGAGCACAAGACGAATGGCCTCGGTGCGACGGCGAGCCCCCTCGGCGAGCCTCTTCTCACGGCCACGGGGAAACGAGCTGACCGCGACGCCGAGGCGCAGCTCCCTCCGTATCGCAGCGCCGGCGCCTCCTTCTCCAGGACgtgcctcaacctcaccaacgccGTCTCGGGCATCGGGGTGCTCTCCATGCCCTACGCGGTGTCGCGGGGCGGGTGGCTCAGCCTGGCACTCTTCGCCCTCGTCGGCGCCGTCTGCTACTACACCGGCACGCTCATAGGGCGCTGCATGCGCGCCGACGGCTCCGTCGCCACCTACCCGGACGTCGGCCAGCTGGCCTTCGGCGCCGCTGGCCGGAGAACCGTCGCCCTGTTCATGTACGTGGAGCTCTACCTCGTCGCCATCAGCTTCCTGGTCCTCGAGGGCGACAACCTCGACAAGCTCTTCCCCGGCGCCGGCGTGGAGCTGCCCGCCGGCTACTGGCTGCGCGGGAAGCAGCTCTTCATCGTCCTGGCCGGCGCCGTCGTGCTGCCCACCACCTGGCTCAAGAACCTCGGCGTGCTCGCCTACGTGTCGGCGCTCGGGCTCGTCGCGTCCGCGGCCTTGACGGCGTCGCTTATCTGGGCCGGCGTCTCTGAGTCCGGGTTCCGCGGGAGCGGCAACGTCCTCAACCTCGCCGGCCTGCCCACCTCTCTCGGCCTCTACTTCGTCTGCTTCACCGGCCATGCCGTCTTTCCAACGATATACTCATCCATGAGGAACCGCGAGCGCTTCTCCCAAGTGCTGCTCTTCTCCTCGGTGCTCTGTAGCATCAACTACGGGTTCACGGCGGTGCTGGGCTACCTCATATACGGAGACGACGTGCAGTCGCAGGTGACGCTCAACCTGCCATCGGGGAGGCTCTACACCAAGATCGCCATCGTCATGACTCTCATCAACCCGCTGACCAAGTACGCGCTGCTCGTCGCGCCCATCACGTCGGCGATCGAGGAGAGGTTCTCGCTCGCGGGGAGTGGGTCGGCGAGGGTGGCCATCAGCACCGCCGTTCTCGTCAGCACGGTCGCGGTGGCGTCCATGGTGCCGTTCTTCGGGTTCCTCATGTCCTTCATCGGTTCCTTCCTCAGCGTCATGGCCACAGTCTTCTTTCCCTGCCTCTGCTACCTCAACATCTACAAAGCCAAAGGCCTTAGCCGTGTCGAGGTCGCCGCGATCGTCGCCATCCTGCTGCTCGGGGCGTTCGTTGCCATCACTGGCACCTACACTTCTTTGTTGGACATCATAGGCACTTTCTAA